In the genome of Flavobacterium panacagri, one region contains:
- a CDS encoding RagB/SusD family nutrient uptake outer membrane protein, whose translation MKKIIIMLGIFAVSVSSCSDYIEEDSRSYVPADATYKTASGFQLLVNTNYAWLKSIYGGNPWLFEAGTDMYAEGRGPEPAGLSQYTLLIPSSDNVADLYTPCYQLIQSVNKTIYYSTVTEQTSNLNTLVGEARFLRAQAYFLLVQTYGGVPVVNEHITVPVLSFKRNTAEEVYTQIISDLDFALANVGTNAYSASGKVNKRAVNDLLAKVYLTRGYETFGKADDFSKAAAYADAAIAGQTLTVAADQLFKPGNDLNVETIFSVQYDKASTSTDPTKLGNNQFYYFSSYLGGAETGAPLRSYNLCPTDYALGLYEKGDKRWDATFMTEIVEGPETTNGVTKTILYYPYYRSTNPASLKVRHFYEPKWFTPADKTAWMTTNASRLSATFVYHPWGEYSAAHTLIKNLDCYTIPVKKFDDPDPTTPSSTGPVSTRDIIISRLGETYLIAAEAYLKAGVPSTGLDRLNEVRKRAGVANATIAQFNIDYVLDERGRELLGEYKRWFDLKRTGTLVARASAYNYKIKAANFVGVDGKLKILRPIPQTVLDLNQNKDFPQNPGY comes from the coding sequence ATGAAAAAAATAATAATAATGTTAGGAATATTCGCTGTATCTGTAAGTTCATGCAGTGATTATATTGAAGAAGACAGCCGTTCTTATGTGCCTGCAGATGCAACTTATAAAACAGCATCTGGATTTCAATTATTAGTAAATACAAATTATGCATGGCTTAAAAGTATTTACGGAGGTAATCCATGGTTGTTTGAAGCAGGAACAGATATGTATGCAGAAGGAAGAGGACCAGAACCTGCAGGTTTAAGTCAATATACACTTTTGATACCATCATCTGACAATGTTGCTGATTTATATACTCCGTGTTATCAGTTAATTCAATCAGTTAATAAAACAATTTATTATTCAACAGTAACAGAACAGACTTCAAATTTAAACACTCTAGTTGGAGAAGCAAGATTTTTAAGAGCACAAGCTTACTTCTTATTAGTGCAGACTTATGGAGGTGTGCCTGTTGTTAATGAGCATATTACAGTGCCAGTTTTGTCTTTTAAAAGAAATACTGCAGAGGAAGTGTATACACAGATTATAAGTGATTTAGATTTTGCTTTAGCTAATGTTGGAACTAATGCTTACAGCGCATCAGGAAAAGTAAATAAAAGAGCGGTAAACGATTTGTTAGCTAAAGTATATTTAACAAGAGGATATGAAACTTTTGGAAAAGCTGATGATTTTTCAAAAGCGGCAGCTTATGCTGATGCTGCTATTGCTGGGCAGACTTTAACAGTTGCTGCTGATCAGTTATTTAAACCTGGAAATGATTTAAATGTTGAAACAATTTTCTCTGTGCAATATGATAAGGCCTCTACAAGTACAGATCCAACAAAATTAGGGAATAATCAGTTTTACTATTTTAGTTCTTATTTAGGAGGTGCTGAGACTGGAGCTCCATTAAGAAGTTATAATTTATGTCCAACAGATTATGCTTTAGGTTTATATGAAAAAGGAGATAAAAGATGGGATGCTACTTTCATGACAGAAATTGTTGAAGGCCCAGAAACAACAAATGGAGTAACAAAAACAATTTTATATTATCCATACTATAGAAGTACAAATCCAGCATCACTAAAGGTAAGACACTTTTATGAACCAAAATGGTTTACACCAGCTGATAAAACAGCTTGGATGACTACGAATGCATCTAGATTATCAGCTACATTTGTTTATCATCCTTGGGGGGAATATTCTGCAGCACATACTTTAATTAAAAACCTAGATTGTTATACTATTCCAGTTAAGAAATTCGATGATCCAGATCCAACAACACCTTCAAGCACAGGGCCAGTTAGTACAAGAGATATCATTATTTCAAGACTAGGAGAAACCTATTTAATTGCCGCTGAAGCGTATTTAAAAGCAGGTGTGCCTTCAACAGGTTTAGATCGTTTAAATGAAGTTAGAAAAAGAGCAGGTGTAGCAAATGCAACAATTGCACAATTCAACATAGATTATGTTTTAGATGAAAGAGGAAGAGAGCTTTTAGGAGAATATAAGCGCTGGTTCGATTTAAAACGTACTGGAACATTGGTTGCAAGAGCTTCTGCTTATAATTATAAAATTAAGGCAGCTAATTTTGTTGGAGTAGATGGAAAGCTTAAAATATTAAGACCAATACCGCAAACAGTTTTGGATTTAAACCAAAACAAAGATTTTCCTCAAAATCCTGGTTATTAG
- a CDS encoding glycoside hydrolase family 88/105 protein, protein MCKSLLTKINLKTAIVLLLFLGFKTIAQNQNESEKNIIPYDLKWSERMALTILNRYPQAWKLDENEKPKWDYKMGFVLSGFEKLYQKTNDKKYLNYIKEYVDEMIDSTGNIKKYDAKVYNIDYLNPGKLLFNLYEITKDSRYFEIIGKLRTQLETQPRTASGGFWHKQIYPNQMWIDGLYMAEPFYTQFTVKYEKGKSLDDVAKQFELVQNHLVDKKTGLVYQAWDESKEIGWADKQTGTSPTIWGRGIGWYMVALVETLDYFPKSHPKYKVLVGYLNQIAKNVNQYKSESGLWYQVADKPEKFGNYVEPSASGMIIYAFAKGTNRGYLGGSYKSTAKKSFESFIKEFIKVDKKGEINVLNVSSNVGLGGKPFRDGTNEYYLTAKTKENGAIGLGAFLLAAVELDK, encoded by the coding sequence ATGTGTAAATCTCTACTTACAAAGATTAATCTTAAAACGGCAATTGTTTTATTACTTTTTTTAGGTTTTAAAACAATAGCTCAGAATCAAAACGAATCAGAAAAAAATATAATTCCTTATGATTTAAAATGGTCGGAAAGAATGGCGCTAACGATCTTAAACAGATATCCGCAGGCTTGGAAGCTCGATGAAAACGAAAAACCAAAATGGGATTACAAAATGGGATTTGTATTGTCAGGTTTTGAAAAATTATATCAAAAAACAAATGATAAAAAATACCTGAATTATATTAAAGAATATGTTGATGAAATGATTGACAGTACTGGAAATATAAAAAAATATGATGCTAAGGTATACAATATAGATTATCTCAATCCGGGGAAACTGCTTTTTAATTTGTATGAAATTACTAAGGATTCACGCTATTTTGAGATAATAGGAAAGCTAAGAACACAATTAGAAACGCAGCCAAGAACTGCTAGCGGAGGATTCTGGCACAAACAGATTTACCCAAACCAAATGTGGATTGATGGCTTGTATATGGCAGAACCATTTTATACTCAGTTTACTGTTAAATATGAGAAAGGAAAGAGTTTAGATGATGTTGCAAAACAGTTTGAATTGGTTCAAAATCATCTTGTAGATAAAAAAACGGGTTTAGTGTATCAGGCTTGGGACGAAAGCAAAGAAATTGGCTGGGCAGATAAGCAAACAGGGACTTCGCCAACAATTTGGGGAAGGGGAATTGGCTGGTATATGGTAGCTTTAGTAGAAACCTTAGATTATTTTCCGAAGTCACATCCAAAATACAAAGTTTTGGTTGGGTATTTGAATCAGATTGCAAAGAATGTAAATCAATACAAAAGTGAATCAGGTTTGTGGTATCAGGTAGCAGATAAACCAGAAAAATTTGGAAATTATGTTGAACCATCTGCATCTGGAATGATTATTTATGCTTTTGCAAAAGGAACCAACAGGGGGTATTTGGGTGGAAGTTATAAATCGACAGCAAAAAAATCTTTTGAAAGTTTTATAAAAGAATTTATAAAAGTGGATAAAAAAGGAGAAATAAATGTTTTGAATGTATCGTCGAATGTAGGTTTAGGAGGAAAGCCTTTTCGGGATGGGACAAACGAATATTATCTTACAGCAAAAACAAAAGAGAATGGAGCAATTGGACTGGGAGCATTTTTACTAGCCGCGGTAGAATTAGACAAATAA
- a CDS encoding glycoside hydrolase family 88/105 protein, protein MNRKKKYFVLAISFGLMLFSFLNVAAQETSKSLIVISKDLKWSERMALSIMKRAPKAWQIDNNDKPKWDYKLGLVMTAFENLYQKTKNPVYENYIRDYYETVISNSGEITNYKLEDYNIDYINAGKTLFDLYKQTNDSRFLTAIKQLRKQLETHPRTNSGGFWHKKIYPNQMWLDGLYMGTPFYARYTFEFNNGKDFNDIVKQFEQIYLHTLDKKTGLLFHAWDESKKMEWANKETGTSPNFWSRSIGWYMMALVDVLDYMPKEHPKRKELIEYLNEISKAVAKYQDVSGLWYQVTDAGNRKGNYLEASGSEMFIYAFAKGVKKGYLPASYKKLAVKGFEAVIKDLVKVDDDGEIHITQVCASAGLGGNPFRDGSYEYYINEKIKVDNSHGLGPFILAAIELEK, encoded by the coding sequence ATGAATAGAAAGAAAAAATATTTTGTTTTAGCTATTTCTTTTGGATTGATGCTTTTTTCATTTTTGAATGTTGCAGCACAGGAAACTTCCAAAAGCCTAATTGTAATTTCAAAAGATTTAAAATGGTCAGAAAGAATGGCACTTTCTATAATGAAGCGCGCTCCAAAAGCATGGCAGATTGATAATAATGATAAACCCAAATGGGATTATAAATTAGGTTTGGTTATGACCGCTTTTGAAAATCTGTATCAAAAGACAAAAAATCCAGTTTACGAAAATTATATTAGAGACTATTATGAAACGGTAATTAGTAATTCAGGAGAGATTACAAATTACAAACTCGAAGATTACAATATAGATTATATTAATGCTGGAAAAACACTTTTTGATCTTTATAAGCAGACAAACGACAGCAGATTTTTAACAGCGATCAAACAATTGAGAAAACAATTAGAAACGCATCCAAGAACAAATTCTGGAGGGTTTTGGCATAAAAAGATTTATCCAAACCAAATGTGGCTTGATGGCTTGTATATGGGAACTCCTTTTTATGCCCGCTATACGTTTGAATTCAATAATGGAAAAGATTTTAATGATATTGTAAAGCAATTTGAACAAATATATCTTCATACATTAGATAAAAAAACAGGACTTCTATTTCATGCTTGGGATGAAAGTAAAAAGATGGAGTGGGCAAATAAAGAAACAGGAACTTCTCCAAACTTCTGGTCAAGATCTATCGGTTGGTATATGATGGCTTTGGTAGACGTTTTGGATTATATGCCAAAAGAGCATCCTAAAAGAAAAGAACTTATAGAATATTTAAATGAGATATCAAAAGCTGTTGCCAAATATCAAGACGTTTCGGGATTATGGTATCAAGTTACTGATGCGGGTAATAGGAAAGGAAACTATTTGGAAGCTTCTGGTTCTGAGATGTTTATTTATGCTTTTGCAAAAGGTGTAAAAAAAGGATATTTGCCAGCTAGTTATAAAAAACTTGCAGTTAAAGGTTTTGAAGCTGTTATAAAAGATTTGGTTAAAGTTGATGATGATGGCGAAATACACATTACTCAAGTTTGTGCAAGTGCAGGATTAGGAGGAAATCCTTTTAGAGATGGTTCGTACGAGTATTATATAAATGAGAAAATAAAAGTAGACAATTCACATGGATTAGGGCCTTTTATTTTAGCAGCAATAGAATTAGAAAAATAA
- a CDS encoding alpha/beta hydrolase family protein, with amino-acid sequence MQKLKLILVIFLYAVAAQSQQYQIDSSYTIKSTYAKLIKKHPFITIPEVKPNPDVQEMFDLVYNKEKERVLHFDAFINKKQKKNPAVIMIHGGGWRSGNKDQMQFLGKEIAAKGYTTFSIEYRLSLEAKYPTGVIDVKNAIKFIKDNASKFNVDPNKIAVLGCSAGGQMAALIGTTNNNAIFEDKSFKSKSSSKVNAIIDVDGVLAMKHPESTEGEVAAFWLGGKSNEIPENWKNASALTHTDKNTPPTLYICSSIPRFHAGRDDMIKILNEYKIYNEVHTIADSPHSFWFYEPWFGETISYTVGFLDKIFK; translated from the coding sequence ATGCAAAAATTGAAGTTAATTTTAGTTATATTTTTATATGCTGTAGCTGCTCAAAGTCAGCAATATCAGATTGATTCCTCTTATACCATAAAAAGTACTTACGCCAAATTAATTAAGAAACATCCTTTTATTACTATTCCAGAAGTTAAACCAAATCCAGATGTTCAGGAAATGTTTGATTTAGTTTACAATAAAGAAAAAGAAAGAGTGCTTCATTTTGACGCGTTTATCAACAAAAAACAGAAAAAAAATCCAGCTGTAATTATGATTCACGGAGGCGGATGGAGATCAGGAAATAAAGATCAGATGCAGTTTTTAGGAAAAGAAATAGCAGCAAAAGGGTATACTACTTTTTCTATTGAATACAGATTGTCATTAGAAGCCAAATATCCGACTGGAGTTATTGATGTAAAAAATGCTATAAAATTTATCAAAGACAATGCTTCAAAATTTAATGTAGATCCTAATAAAATAGCTGTTTTAGGTTGTTCAGCGGGAGGACAGATGGCAGCTTTAATTGGCACAACAAATAATAATGCAATTTTTGAAGACAAGAGTTTCAAAAGTAAATCATCATCAAAAGTAAATGCAATAATCGATGTAGACGGAGTTTTGGCAATGAAACACCCAGAATCTACAGAAGGAGAAGTGGCTGCATTTTGGTTAGGCGGGAAATCAAATGAGATTCCTGAAAACTGGAAGAATGCGTCTGCTTTAACTCATACCGATAAAAATACACCGCCAACCTTATATATCTGCAGCAGTATTCCAAGATTTCATGCGGGAAGAGATGATATGATTAAAATTTTGAATGAATATAAGATTTATAATGAAGTACATACGATTGCAGATTCTCCTCATTCTTTTTGGTTTTATGAACCTTGGTTTGGAGAGACAATTTCATATACTGTAGGATTTTTAGATAAAATTTTTAAGTAA
- a CDS encoding glycoside hydrolase family 28 protein gives MIIKHTSFKRVLFSAALSVIVISCAKKVSSGSSNTGNPWKKMELVLKGIPQTHFSNKIYNINDFGAVADGKTLNTAAFEKAIKECASNGGGQVLVPNGKYLTGAIHLESNVNLHLADNAEILFSLNPKDYPIVHTSWEGTEVMNYSPLIYAKNKTNIAVTGKGTLNGQADSTNWWIWAGSKNYGWNKGTPSQNDPTNREVLVDMAEKGIPVSERVFGEGRYLRPNFIEFFECNTALVKDVTIINSPFWILHPIKTNNMIIDGVTVNSHGPNNDGCDPEYSQNVVIKNCTFNTGDDCIAIKAGRDGDGRRVAIPSKNIIVQNCKMIDGHGGVVIGSEISAGVNNVFVENCVMDSPNLDRAIRIKTNSKRGGVTENIFVRNLEVGTVKECVLKLNMFYNVYGSQTGNFIPTIRNVSLENVNVKNGGKYSVWADGYAASPVENITLKNVKIQKVDSVYLLKNVKNINFINTYINGKKVD, from the coding sequence ATGATAATTAAGCACACCTCATTCAAAAGAGTTTTATTTTCAGCCGCTTTAAGCGTCATAGTGATATCATGCGCTAAAAAGGTTTCTTCAGGTTCTTCTAATACTGGTAATCCTTGGAAGAAAATGGAATTGGTTTTAAAAGGTATTCCGCAAACTCATTTTTCTAATAAAATATATAACATAAATGATTTTGGTGCTGTTGCAGATGGTAAAACATTGAATACAGCAGCATTTGAAAAAGCAATAAAAGAATGTGCTTCAAATGGCGGTGGTCAAGTTTTAGTTCCAAACGGAAAATATTTGACTGGTGCAATTCATTTAGAAAGCAATGTAAACCTACATTTAGCTGATAATGCAGAAATTCTTTTTAGCCTAAATCCAAAAGATTATCCAATTGTTCATACTTCTTGGGAAGGGACAGAAGTAATGAATTATTCTCCATTAATTTATGCTAAAAACAAAACAAACATAGCCGTTACTGGAAAAGGCACTTTAAATGGTCAGGCAGACAGTACCAATTGGTGGATTTGGGCTGGAAGCAAAAACTACGGCTGGAATAAAGGCACTCCATCTCAGAACGACCCAACAAATCGCGAGGTTTTAGTAGATATGGCAGAAAAAGGAATTCCTGTGTCTGAGAGAGTTTTTGGAGAAGGAAGATATCTGCGTCCCAATTTTATTGAATTTTTTGAATGTAATACAGCACTGGTAAAAGATGTAACCATTATAAATTCTCCTTTTTGGATTTTGCATCCAATAAAAACCAATAACATGATTATTGACGGCGTAACGGTTAACAGCCACGGTCCAAATAATGACGGTTGTGATCCTGAATATTCTCAAAATGTTGTAATTAAAAACTGTACGTTCAATACAGGAGATGACTGTATTGCAATTAAAGCTGGACGAGATGGAGATGGAAGAAGAGTAGCAATTCCAAGTAAAAATATTATAGTTCAAAACTGCAAAATGATTGATGGGCATGGTGGTGTCGTGATTGGAAGTGAAATCTCGGCAGGAGTAAATAATGTTTTTGTTGAAAACTGCGTCATGGACAGTCCAAATCTAGATCGTGCTATTCGCATTAAAACCAATTCAAAAAGAGGGGGAGTTACCGAAAATATTTTTGTTCGAAATCTTGAAGTAGGAACTGTAAAAGAATGTGTTTTAAAACTGAATATGTTCTATAACGTTTACGGATCTCAAACAGGAAATTTTATTCCAACAATCAGAAATGTCAGTTTAGAAAATGTAAATGTAAAAAACGGAGGTAAGTACAGTGTTTGGGCAGATGGATATGCAGCGTCACCAGTTGAAAACATCACATTAAAAAATGTAAAAATTCAAAAAGTAGATTCCGTCTATTTATTGAAGAATGTAAAAAATATAAACTTTATAAATACCTATATAAATGGAAAGAAAGTAGATTAA
- a CDS encoding glycoside hydrolase family 88/105 protein yields the protein MKNNRKQSYLMSVLMICVMTITSCKVTSQEPAKKDIVIAKNAKWSDKMALTLMKRHPESYMLDDAKKPKWDYVHALVLHSIEELYKKNPDPRYKAYVKGYVDQLVQTDGSINTYEFDKYNIDLVLPGRLLFDVYAYSKDEKYLKALQLIRKQLTEQPRTPSGGFWHKQIYPNQMWLDGLYMGEPFYAEYTAKFENGKSFDDIAKQFELIQLKATDPKTGLLYHGWDESKQMPWANKETGNSPNFWSRSLGWYVMALVDVLDYMPKEHPKYKELVKYLNNASEAILKFQDKSSGLWYQVTDKGGEKGNYLEASGSAMFAYAYAKGANNGYLPAKFKKAANKAFDGLTTVLIKKVDEDGGITLTNCCQVAGLGGTPYRDGSYEYYVNERKKDNDPKATGPFILAALELNR from the coding sequence ATGAAAAACAATAGAAAGCAAAGTTATTTGATGTCGGTTTTAATGATCTGTGTTATGACCATTACAAGTTGTAAAGTAACTTCTCAGGAACCAGCAAAAAAAGACATTGTAATTGCAAAGAATGCGAAATGGTCTGATAAAATGGCTTTGACATTAATGAAACGCCATCCTGAATCTTATATGCTGGACGATGCCAAGAAACCAAAGTGGGATTATGTTCATGCTTTAGTACTTCATTCAATCGAGGAGTTGTACAAAAAGAATCCAGATCCAAGATACAAAGCTTACGTAAAAGGTTATGTAGATCAATTGGTACAAACGGACGGAAGTATCAATACTTATGAGTTTGATAAATATAATATTGATTTGGTTTTGCCTGGACGTTTGCTTTTTGACGTCTATGCTTATTCAAAAGACGAGAAATATTTAAAAGCATTGCAGTTAATCCGCAAACAGCTTACAGAACAGCCAAGAACTCCTAGCGGTGGATTTTGGCACAAACAAATCTACCCAAATCAAATGTGGTTAGATGGTTTGTATATGGGAGAACCATTCTATGCTGAGTATACAGCTAAATTTGAAAATGGTAAAAGCTTCGACGATATAGCGAAACAATTTGAGTTGATACAACTTAAAGCGACAGATCCAAAAACAGGTCTTTTATACCATGGTTGGGACGAAAGCAAACAAATGCCTTGGGCTAATAAAGAAACAGGAAATTCTCCAAATTTCTGGTCTAGATCTTTAGGCTGGTACGTAATGGCATTAGTTGATGTTCTGGATTATATGCCAAAAGAGCATCCAAAATATAAAGAATTGGTTAAATATCTAAACAATGCATCTGAGGCTATTCTTAAATTTCAGGATAAATCTTCGGGTTTATGGTATCAGGTAACAGATAAAGGAGGCGAAAAAGGAAATTATTTAGAAGCTTCTGGTTCGGCTATGTTTGCTTACGCTTATGCAAAAGGAGCTAATAATGGTTATTTGCCAGCCAAGTTTAAAAAAGCGGCAAACAAGGCTTTTGATGGATTGACTACAGTTTTAATCAAAAAAGTAGATGAAGATGGAGGTATAACATTAACAAACTGCTGTCAAGTTGCTGGTCTTGGA
- a CDS encoding SusC/RagA family TonB-linked outer membrane protein, with protein sequence MKINQPLKRKIKYKIVFLFFLNFLLSNTINAQSATIEGKITDAAGLSLPGVNIQEKGTKNGTSTDFEGSFKINVTNSKAILIISYLGFQTQEISVAGKTKINVSLAEQSNSLNEVVVVGYGSVKKTDLTGSVSTINAATITERNTISPLEAIQGSTPGVQISSSSGRAGDGFKVVIRGNNSLIADSSNPSMVGSSPLYVVDGVPMDGIDFLNPQDIARMDVLKDASSAAIYGSRGSNGVIIVTTKSGTSAKAGISVTFDTSYGNKTAARLPKMMSGEEWWKFHQVAYMSATPATQTPAQLAALAGNQSPLLVSRANSGYNFDWYDAVLKTGMTENNYLNISGRSDSGMSYNLGFGIQSDRGLIDNDSTDKYSFKLGLNHKINDKFSTGVNVTIARLDNQLGSDLAMQDAFRLSPLMSPWAVDAAGNEKVGTLFFLPGKLTYPDGSWAINKTSTVNPLMEIANSSQTEKTWQTVGNAYFQYQALKWLSFKTTFAAGVMDTQGSKAYTAQTNAGVTLNGKNSATLENSNNFNYTWDNQIDLKHTFNEVHDFSVLLLQSLYSNVDEFSSLYSNNQPFDVGTDNMGSGVQTSYVVKSSYAKNTLNSYAVRLNYAYKDKYLVTASTRWDGSSVLSQGNKWQSFPSVALGWKISKESFLANSSVVSDLKLRASLGYTGNDNVAPYTSQALLNQQTFYAAGANVVSGWQSENLANPDLTWEKTREYNLGIDFGFLKNRISGTVDVYDRLSDDLIYKQQLPAESGWKNTFANVGSVSNKGIEVLLTTKNIKSKNVNWETTFTFTKNVNKLESIYNQDKVSDIGNKLILGAPLNPNYNYVYDGVWQESEAAQAASYGMAPGQARPKDLNGDGKFNQDDRTVIGNPNPEWQGSLYSKLTVGQFDFNFSVLTSQGQTVLSTFHQNFADVSDRGRQKLAMDYFIPTNGTGIAANANNTNPRPGPVATGAGAYWTSLFGYYRDASYVKIKNISLGYTLNSDLLKKLKISNLRVYVNVLDPFVFTKFDGYDPEWAASPFGVNRPASVTTQLGLSVKF encoded by the coding sequence ATGAAAATTAATCAACCACTAAAGAGAAAAATAAAATACAAGATTGTATTTTTATTTTTCTTAAATTTTCTACTGAGCAATACGATTAATGCTCAATCAGCCACAATAGAAGGAAAAATTACAGATGCGGCAGGATTATCGCTGCCTGGTGTAAATATTCAGGAAAAAGGAACTAAAAATGGAACTTCAACTGATTTTGAAGGAAGTTTCAAAATAAATGTAACTAATTCAAAAGCGATTTTGATTATTAGTTATTTAGGTTTTCAGACACAAGAAATTAGCGTTGCAGGAAAAACAAAAATCAACGTAAGTCTTGCAGAGCAATCTAATTCATTAAATGAAGTTGTAGTTGTTGGATATGGTTCTGTAAAGAAGACAGATTTGACAGGTTCCGTTAGTACGATTAATGCTGCAACAATTACAGAAAGAAATACGATTAGTCCTTTAGAGGCAATTCAGGGTAGTACACCAGGAGTTCAGATTTCATCTTCTTCAGGTCGTGCTGGAGATGGATTTAAAGTTGTAATTAGAGGGAATAATTCACTAATTGCAGATTCTAGTAATCCGAGCATGGTAGGTTCTTCGCCCTTATATGTTGTAGATGGTGTTCCTATGGATGGAATTGATTTCTTGAATCCGCAGGATATTGCCAGAATGGATGTTTTGAAAGATGCTTCTTCAGCCGCAATTTATGGTTCTAGAGGATCAAATGGAGTTATCATTGTAACAACCAAAAGCGGTACAAGTGCAAAGGCTGGTATTAGTGTAACTTTTGATACTTCTTATGGAAATAAGACCGCAGCAAGATTGCCTAAAATGATGTCAGGAGAAGAATGGTGGAAATTTCATCAAGTTGCTTATATGAGCGCTACACCTGCAACTCAAACTCCGGCTCAATTAGCGGCTTTAGCAGGTAATCAGAGTCCATTGTTAGTTTCTCGTGCCAACAGCGGTTATAATTTTGATTGGTACGATGCCGTACTTAAAACAGGAATGACTGAAAACAATTATTTAAATATTTCAGGTCGTTCAGACTCAGGAATGAGTTATAACTTAGGATTTGGAATTCAGAGCGACAGAGGTCTTATCGATAATGATTCGACAGACAAATACTCTTTCAAATTAGGATTAAATCATAAAATTAATGATAAATTTTCTACAGGAGTAAATGTTACAATTGCTAGATTAGATAATCAATTAGGAAGTGACTTAGCGATGCAGGATGCATTTAGATTAAGTCCTTTAATGTCTCCCTGGGCAGTAGACGCTGCAGGAAATGAAAAAGTAGGAACTTTATTTTTTCTTCCAGGTAAATTGACTTATCCTGATGGTTCTTGGGCAATTAATAAAACATCTACTGTAAATCCTTTAATGGAGATTGCAAACTCTTCTCAGACAGAAAAAACATGGCAGACAGTGGGTAATGCTTATTTCCAGTATCAAGCACTTAAATGGCTTTCGTTCAAAACAACTTTTGCAGCAGGAGTTATGGATACGCAAGGATCTAAAGCATATACAGCACAGACTAATGCCGGTGTAACACTAAACGGAAAAAACTCAGCGACTCTAGAAAATTCCAATAACTTCAATTATACATGGGATAACCAAATTGATTTAAAACATACTTTTAATGAAGTTCATGATTTTAGTGTGTTGTTATTACAGAGTTTGTACTCAAATGTGGATGAGTTTTCTTCTTTATATTCAAATAATCAGCCTTTTGATGTAGGTACTGATAATATGGGATCTGGTGTGCAGACCAGTTATGTAGTGAAATCTTCTTATGCAAAGAATACATTAAACTCTTATGCAGTTCGTTTAAACTACGCCTATAAGGATAAATATTTAGTTACTGCCTCAACAAGATGGGATGGTTCTTCTGTTTTATCTCAAGGTAATAAATGGCAGAGTTTCCCTTCTGTAGCATTAGGATGGAAAATCAGCAAGGAATCTTTCTTAGCAAACAGTTCAGTAGTTTCAGATTTAAAACTACGCGCTAGTTTAGGTTATACAGGAAATGACAACGTTGCTCCTTATACTTCTCAAGCATTATTAAACCAACAGACATTTTACGCAGCGGGAGCAAATGTGGTTTCAGGATGGCAGTCAGAAAACTTAGCTAATCCAGATTTAACTTGGGAAAAAACAAGAGAGTACAATTTAGGTATCGATTTTGGATTCTTGAAAAATAGAATTTCGGGTACTGTAGATGTTTATGATAGATTATCAGATGATTTAATATATAAACAGCAATTACCTGCTGAATCAGGATGGAAAAATACATTTGCCAATGTAGGTTCTGTTAGCAACAAAGGTATCGAGGTTTTATTGACGACAAAAAACATAAAATCTAAAAATGTGAATTGGGAAACTACTTTTACATTTACTAAAAACGTGAATAAATTAGAGTCCATTTACAATCAGGATAAAGTAAGTGATATTGGTAACAAATTGATACTTGGCGCGCCATTAAATCCTAATTACAATTATGTTTATGATGGAGTTTGGCAGGAAAGTGAAGCAGCACAGGCTGCATCTTACGGAATGGCTCCAGGACAAGCAAGACCAAAAGATTTAAATGGAGACGGCAAATTCAATCAAGATGATAGAACTGTTATTGGTAATCCAAATCCTGAATGGCAGGGAAGTTTATATTCAAAATTGACTGTTGGCCAGTTTGATTTTAACTTCTCCGTTTTAACAAGTCAAGGACAAACTGTCTTGAGTACTTTTCATCAAAACTTTGCGGATGTAAGTGATCGTGGACGCCAGAAATTAGCAATGGATTATTTCATTCCAACTAATGGCACCGGAATCGCAGCAAATGCTAACAATACAAACCCAAGACCGGGTCCAGTTGCAACTGGAGCAGGTGCTTATTGGACTTCTTTATTTGGATATTATAGAGACGCTTCTTACGTGAAAATTAAAAATATATCTTTAGGTTATACATTAAATTCTGATTTATTAAAGAAACTAAAAATCTCAAATTTAAGAGTTTATGTAAATGTTTTAGATCCATTTGTGTTTACAAAATTTGATGGTTATGATCCAGAATGGGCAGCTTCGCCGTTTGGTGTAAACCGTCCAGCATCTGTAACTACGCAATTAGGATTAAGTGTTAAATTTTAA